From Salvia splendens isolate huo1 chromosome 16, SspV2, whole genome shotgun sequence, a single genomic window includes:
- the LOC121772106 gene encoding transcription factor SRM1-like, with translation MPAEESSSSVWSREQDIQFEKAIASYGEECPDRWEKIAAAVAGKSVEEVMHHYELLVDDVNGIEAGFVEVPCYNSSSDGSAGHAGDEATTKKGGYSGNSNSDTNRGSKSSKLDQERRKGIAWTEDEHRLFLLGLDKYGKGDWRSISRNFVVTRTPTQVASHAQKYFIRLNSMNKDRRRSSIHDITSVSCGNVSEPQVPITGQTNGGGSSGKPNKSLPQSPVAATGVSMYGSPTMGQPIGGPIVSAVGTPVNLPPPPHLAYPVHGSVVPGAPLNMAPVSYPVQRHR, from the exons ATGCCAGCTGAGGAATCAAGTAGCTCCGTGTGGAGTAGGGAGCAGGATATACAATTTGAGAAAGCAATAGCTTCTTATGGTGAGGAGTGTCCGGATAGATGGGAGAAAATTGCAGCAGCAGTGGCTGGGAAATCTGTGGAAGAGGTTATGCACCACTACGAACTTCTAGTTGATGATGTAAACGGAATTGAGGCTGGCTTTGTAGAAGTTCCATGTTACAATTCTTCTTCAGATGGTTCGGCTGGTCATGCTGGTGATGAAGCAACTACTAAGAAGGGCGGCTATTCTGGAAATTCAAACAGTGACACAAATCGGGGATCCAAGTCTTCTAAGTTGGACCAGGAGCGTCGTAAGGGTATTGCTTGGACAGAGGATGAACACAG GTTGTTTCTTCTGGGACTGGACAAATACGGTAAAGGTGACTGGAGAAGCATTTCTCGCAATTTTGTGGTGACAAGGACTCCTACACAAGTGGCCAGCCACGCTCAGAAGTATTTTATTCGTTTGAACTCCATGAACAAAGATAGGAGGCGATCAAGCATCCATGACATTACCAGTGTCAGCTGCGGAAATGTTTCAGAGCCTCAAGTTCCGATCACCGGTCAAACTAATGGTGGAGGTTCATCTGGAAAACCTAACAAATCCCTCCCTCAATCTCCTGTTGCTGCCACAGGAGTTAGCATGTATGGGTCGCCAACTATGGGACAACCAATCGGAGGGCCTATTGTTTCAGCAGTCGGCACACCAGTAAATCTTCCACCTCCTCCGCACCTGGCATATCCAGTTCATGGCTCCGTGGTTCCTGGTGCCCCTTTGAATATGGCTCCCGTGTCTTACCCGGTGCAGCGTCATAGGTAA
- the LOC121772105 gene encoding UDP-N-acetylmuramoyl-tripeptide--D-alanyl-D-alanine ligase-like codes for MIVSRLPNPPLWTAPEIAEAIDGKITQWGKPGSISSDTRTLQPGQWFLPLVGQNFDAHTFITPQLSAKGAAGVIANRVSEDWDLGFVQVRGNTLGALKKLAVFARNRFDGCLIGLTGSVGKTTTRAMVALVLESVGSVYQSPGNWNNEIGAALSLAGMPRDAAFGVLELGMSGKGEILELARVCRPNVRVILNVGASHLGNFSSLLEVSAAKGEILRDARPGDVCVLNADDPLVMSLPLPLGVKKVLFGRKQGSDVRLVSVKSVEGGHKVEVVLENYEEKVKFLISSPGQHLALNACAAAAVATSMGIPLASVGKSLSAFVPVEGRSELEVAANGIKIINDVYNASPVSTRCAIDTLKAIDCCGKRVAVLGDMLELGRTEIKLHELVLLHCLDACVDLIVIVGKRFMVAADNLKLGRKVNMVPAYDSENLAPRILEYLQCGDVVLVKGSRGMKMEKIVNAIKSYSLVRN; via the exons ATGATAGTTTCCCGCCTCCCAAATCCTCCGCTTTGGACAGCGCCGGAAATCGCAGAGGCCATCGACGGAAAAATAACTCAATGGGGCAAACCCGGTTCGATATCCTCCGACACTCGCACCCTTCAACCCGGCCAATGGTTTCTCCCCCTCGTCGGCCAAAACTTCGACGCCCACACCTTCATAACCCCTCAATTATCCGCCAAGGGGGCCGCCGGCGTGATCGCCAACCGCGTCTCCGAAGATTGGGACCTAGGTTTTGTCCAAGTGCGCGGCAACACATTAGGCGCTCTGAAAAAATTGGCCGTTTTCGCGAGGAATAGGTTTGACGGCTGCTTGATTGGGCTGACGGGCAGCGTGGGCAAGACCACCACCAGAGCTATGGTGGCGTTGGTTCTCGAGAGTGTCGGATCGGTCTATCAGAGCCCGGGAAACTGGAACAATGAAATTGGGGCTGCATTGTCGCTTGCTGGGATGCCGAGGGATGCGGCCTTTGGGGTGTTGGAGTTGGGGATGAGCGGGAAAGGGGAAATCTTGGAGCTTGCTAGGGTTTGTAGGCCTAATGTGAGGGTGATTCTGAATGTCGGTGCTTCTCATTTGGGAAATTTCTCGAGTTTATTGGAGGTTTCGGCTGCGAAAGGGGAGATTTTGAGGGATGCACGGCCTGGTGATGTCTGTGTTTTGAATGCTGATGATCCTCTTGTTATGAGCCTTCCTCTTCCTCTGGGTGTTAAGAAG GTGCTCTTTGGTCGTAAGCAAGGCTCTGATGTTCGCTTAGTGTCAGTGAAAAGTGTCGAAGGGGGTCACAAAGTAGAGGTTGTTTTGGAAAATTATGAAGAAAA GGTCAAATTCCTCATTTCAAGCCCGGGACAGCATTTAGCGTTGAATGCATGTGCAGCAGCCGCTGTTGCGACATCCATGGGGATCCCTCTTGCTTCAGTGGGAAAATCCTTGTCAGCATTCGTCCCTGTCGAAGGGAGGTCTGAGCTTGAAGTTGCTGCAAATGGTATCAAAATCATAAACGATGTTTACAATGCTAGCCCTGTCAGCACAAGGTGTGCAATCGACACACTGAAAGCAATTGACTGCTGTGGTAAGAGAGTCGCCGTTCTGGGGGACATGCTTGAACTTGGTCGGACAGAAATCAAATTACACGAATTGGTTTTGCTGCATTGCCTTGACGCTTGCGTTGATCTGATCGTGATAGTTGGGAAGAGGTTTATGGTGGCGGCTGATAACTTGAAGCTTGGTCGGAAGGTGAACATGGTGCCCGCTTACGATTCTGAAAACCTTGCTCCCAGAATTTTGGAATACTTGCAATGTGGTGATGTTGTTTTGGTTAAGGGTAGTCGTGGAATGAAAATGGAGAAAATAGTTAATGCTATTAAATCCTATTCTCTCGTAAGAAATTAG
- the LOC121771246 gene encoding uncharacterized protein LOC121771246 isoform X1, with protein MNFMNSANCAAKSAMVSVRIGLVFSVSESDIFGFGFTGIMKERPIKARARVCRLHPHQARLFPPPLLVNAAAACVKCIESDHFIAAPTTAPSSFPSSSTSPPASASDSSTTTASPSSVESPRSPTPSAGAPGDLIGPVLPPPMHLLYNPYPGLEAHGMVVPPHLPPLQAPANVMGLPQLHVPDAAGVFPSKAARGVFPPFDVAAQRLIVGHELGNLVAKNLNFSDSKVEKEVLPDDRTIFLTFSKGYPTTEEEVREYFTRRFGDFIEDVIMQEVEADEQPLYAKMVAKSAAVIDGIVEGNKAKYSINGKHVWARKYVKKPPQQRSPPRGEASGSGSSPTLPKKLA; from the exons ATGAATTTCATGAATTCGGCAAATTGTGCCGCAAAATCTGCCATGGTTTCTGTTAGGATTGGTTTGGTATTTTCTGTGTCAGAGTCTGACatatttggttttggttttacAGGGATAATGAAGGAAAGGCCGATAAAG GCTCGAGCGCGAGTGTGCCGACTCCACCCTCATCAAGCGCGTCTCTTCCCTCCCCCCCTCCTCGTcaacgccgccgccgcctgcgTCAAGTGCATCGAGTCCGACCACTTCATCGCTGCCCCGACGACGGCGCCAAGCTCCTTTCCGAGCTCCTCAACATCCCCTCCGGCGTCAGCCTCCGATTCCTCCACGACAACCGCATCACCGTCCTCTGTAGAGTCGCCAAGATCACCAACACCGTCTGCTGGCGCGCCCGGCGACCTCATCGGCCCCGTGCTGCCGCCCCCCATGCATTTGCTGTACAATCCGTACCCTGGATTGGAGGCGCATGGGATGGTGGTCCCACCTCATTTGCCGCCGCTGCAGGCGCCAGCGAATGTGATGGGACTACCCCAGCTGCACGTGCCAGATGCAGCCGGGGTATTCCCGTCGAAAGCAGCCCGGGGGGTATTCCCGCCTTTCGACGTGGCAGCGCAGAGGCTGATAGTGGGGCACGAGTTGGGGAATTTGGTGGCTAAGAATTTGAATTTCAGCGATAGCAAAGTGGAGAAAGAGGTGTTGCCAGATGACCGTACCATTTTCTTGACGTTCTCGAAAGGGTACCCTACTACTGAAGAGGAGGTTCGGGAATATTTCACTAG GAGATTTGGGGATTTTATAGAGGATGTGATAATGCAAGAGGTGGAGGCGGATGAGCAGCCGTTGTATGCGAAGATGGTGGCGAAGTCGGCGGCGGTGATTGATGGAATAGTTGAGGGGAACAAGGCTAAGTATTCGATAAATGGTAAGCATGTGTGGGCAAGGAAGTATGTGAAGAAGCCGCCGCAGCAGAGGTCGCCGCCTAGGGGGGAGGCTTCTGGTTCGGGTTCTTCTCCGACGCTGCCGAAGAAATTAGCTTGA
- the LOC121771246 gene encoding uncharacterized protein LOC121771246 isoform X2: MLLKMVIERGIEKLARARVCRLHPHQARLFPPPLLVNAAAACVKCIESDHFIAAPTTAPSSFPSSSTSPPASASDSSTTTASPSSVESPRSPTPSAGAPGDLIGPVLPPPMHLLYNPYPGLEAHGMVVPPHLPPLQAPANVMGLPQLHVPDAAGVFPSKAARGVFPPFDVAAQRLIVGHELGNLVAKNLNFSDSKVEKEVLPDDRTIFLTFSKGYPTTEEEVREYFTRRFGDFIEDVIMQEVEADEQPLYAKMVAKSAAVIDGIVEGNKAKYSINGKHVWARKYVKKPPQQRSPPRGEASGSGSSPTLPKKLA; the protein is encoded by the exons ATgctcttaaagatggtaatcgagagaggtataGAAAAGTTG GCTCGAGCGCGAGTGTGCCGACTCCACCCTCATCAAGCGCGTCTCTTCCCTCCCCCCCTCCTCGTcaacgccgccgccgcctgcgTCAAGTGCATCGAGTCCGACCACTTCATCGCTGCCCCGACGACGGCGCCAAGCTCCTTTCCGAGCTCCTCAACATCCCCTCCGGCGTCAGCCTCCGATTCCTCCACGACAACCGCATCACCGTCCTCTGTAGAGTCGCCAAGATCACCAACACCGTCTGCTGGCGCGCCCGGCGACCTCATCGGCCCCGTGCTGCCGCCCCCCATGCATTTGCTGTACAATCCGTACCCTGGATTGGAGGCGCATGGGATGGTGGTCCCACCTCATTTGCCGCCGCTGCAGGCGCCAGCGAATGTGATGGGACTACCCCAGCTGCACGTGCCAGATGCAGCCGGGGTATTCCCGTCGAAAGCAGCCCGGGGGGTATTCCCGCCTTTCGACGTGGCAGCGCAGAGGCTGATAGTGGGGCACGAGTTGGGGAATTTGGTGGCTAAGAATTTGAATTTCAGCGATAGCAAAGTGGAGAAAGAGGTGTTGCCAGATGACCGTACCATTTTCTTGACGTTCTCGAAAGGGTACCCTACTACTGAAGAGGAGGTTCGGGAATATTTCACTAG GAGATTTGGGGATTTTATAGAGGATGTGATAATGCAAGAGGTGGAGGCGGATGAGCAGCCGTTGTATGCGAAGATGGTGGCGAAGTCGGCGGCGGTGATTGATGGAATAGTTGAGGGGAACAAGGCTAAGTATTCGATAAATGGTAAGCATGTGTGGGCAAGGAAGTATGTGAAGAAGCCGCCGCAGCAGAGGTCGCCGCCTAGGGGGGAGGCTTCTGGTTCGGGTTCTTCTCCGACGCTGCCGAAGAAATTAGCTTGA